The following proteins are encoded in a genomic region of Pikeienuella piscinae:
- a CDS encoding GlcG/HbpS family heme-binding protein codes for MTLTLDTARAIIRNVFAEGAARGCKPLSVVVLDGGGHVIAFERSDGGSPMRFAIAHGKAHGAVMMGIGSRALFQRAEAQPYFIQAMNTLTDGALVPVPGGVLVRSNDAIIGAVGVTGDTSDADEACAVAAITAAGFTPDPGGAPA; via the coding sequence ATGACCCTGACGCTCGACACCGCCCGCGCCATCATTCGAAACGTGTTCGCGGAGGGCGCCGCGAGAGGCTGCAAGCCGCTCTCCGTCGTCGTCCTCGATGGCGGCGGCCATGTGATCGCGTTCGAGCGGTCCGACGGCGGCAGCCCGATGCGCTTCGCAATCGCCCATGGCAAGGCGCATGGTGCAGTCATGATGGGGATCGGCTCGCGCGCCCTCTTCCAACGGGCGGAGGCGCAGCCCTATTTCATTCAGGCGATGAACACGCTGACTGACGGCGCGCTGGTGCCGGTCCCAGGCGGTGTTCTCGTCCGTTCGAACGACGCGATCATCGGCGCCGTCGGCGTCACCGGCGACACGTCCGATGCGGACGAAGCCTGCGCTGTCGCGGCGATCACGGCAGCCGGGTTCACGCCCGATCCGGGCGGCGCGCCCGCCTGA
- a CDS encoding TRAP transporter large permease → MVIALLLVILLALIVINVPIAVALAVAGVAGLLLTEGPGALVTVALDMYDGSTKFSLIAIPMFVLAGAIMNASGITVRLINFVSALIGFVRGGLAMVNVGVSLFFAEISGSAVADVAALGSIMIPEMKKRGYPKEFAAALTSSSASLAIIIPPSIPMILYAVSAGTSIEQLFVAGVAPGLLGAAGLMGVAYYFARRYNLPVEEAFNLRRVRETFIDALPTFALPVIILGGIFGGFVTATEAAGLAVLASIVVGIWYREVDLRKLKSAMLDGGMQTAVVMLLVAASVLMGGFLTRAQVPQQMAADLLAFTDNKYIILLILNIFFLVIGFFLHSAAAIILVVPIVVPLIHGAGIDPVHFGLVVTLNLAIGQQTPPVASVLITACSIARANIWEVSKVNLPFIIVLLTVLMICTYVPAIPMFLVEYFYR, encoded by the coding sequence ATGGTGATTGCCCTCCTCCTCGTCATCCTGCTGGCGCTGATCGTCATCAATGTCCCCATCGCCGTCGCGCTGGCGGTGGCGGGCGTCGCCGGGCTTCTGCTAACCGAAGGGCCGGGCGCGCTCGTCACCGTCGCGCTCGATATGTATGACGGCTCGACCAAATTCTCGCTGATCGCGATCCCGATGTTCGTTCTCGCCGGCGCAATCATGAATGCGAGCGGCATCACCGTGCGGCTGATCAATTTCGTCTCGGCTCTGATCGGCTTCGTGCGCGGCGGGCTTGCGATGGTGAATGTCGGGGTCTCGCTGTTCTTCGCCGAGATTTCCGGCTCGGCGGTCGCAGATGTCGCGGCGCTCGGCTCGATCATGATCCCGGAAATGAAGAAACGCGGCTATCCGAAGGAGTTCGCCGCCGCGCTCACATCGTCCTCCGCCTCGCTCGCAATCATCATTCCGCCGTCCATTCCGATGATCCTCTACGCGGTGTCGGCCGGCACCTCGATCGAGCAGTTGTTCGTCGCCGGGGTCGCGCCCGGCTTGCTCGGCGCGGCGGGACTGATGGGCGTCGCCTACTATTTCGCCCGGCGCTACAATCTTCCGGTGGAGGAGGCGTTCAACCTCCGCCGCGTGCGAGAAACCTTCATCGACGCGCTGCCCACCTTTGCGTTGCCGGTGATCATCCTCGGCGGCATCTTCGGCGGCTTCGTCACCGCGACCGAGGCGGCAGGTCTCGCGGTTCTCGCCTCCATCGTCGTCGGCATCTGGTACCGCGAAGTGGATCTGCGCAAGCTCAAGTCGGCGATGCTGGACGGCGGGATGCAGACGGCCGTGGTGATGCTGCTGGTGGCCGCTTCGGTGCTGATGGGCGGGTTCCTGACCCGGGCGCAGGTGCCGCAGCAGATGGCCGCCGATCTCCTCGCCTTCACCGACAACAAGTACATCATCCTGCTGATCCTGAACATCTTCTTTCTGGTGATCGGCTTCTTCCTGCATTCTGCGGCGGCGATCATTCTCGTGGTTCCAATCGTCGTTCCGCTGATCCATGGCGCGGGAATCGATCCGGTGCATTTCGGGCTCGTGGTGACGTTGAACCTCGCCATCGGGCAGCAGACGCCGCCGGTCGCCAGCGTTCTGATCACCGCCTGCTCCATCGCCCGCGCCAATATCTGGGAGGTCTCGAAGGTCAACCTGCCCTTCATCATCGTCTTGCTGACCGTGCTGATGATATGCACCTATGTTCCCGCCATCCCGATGTTTCTCGTGGAGTATTTCTACCGATGA
- a CDS encoding TRAP transporter small permease, which translates to MKLLRDALEWLLEWATILLMVGLTLIVVVAVIFRLLGQSFSWYDEVAVVGLAWITYYGAALAALKRRHIGFDSVLLSLPTGFRLAAAVFAEAVTLAFFALLAWAGMRVLQVLAGDTLVSLDWVPVQLTQSVIPIGAGLFIVAQLLSMPGYLRAVRAGVSLEHAEIDEPVR; encoded by the coding sequence ATGAAGCTTCTCAGGGACGCGCTCGAATGGCTGCTCGAATGGGCCACCATTCTTCTGATGGTCGGACTGACACTGATCGTGGTGGTCGCGGTGATCTTCCGCCTTCTGGGCCAGTCGTTCAGCTGGTATGACGAGGTGGCGGTGGTCGGCCTCGCCTGGATCACTTATTACGGGGCGGCGCTGGCGGCGCTGAAACGCCGGCATATCGGTTTCGATTCAGTGCTGCTGTCGTTGCCGACAGGGTTCCGCCTCGCCGCGGCGGTGTTCGCCGAGGCGGTCACGCTCGCTTTCTTCGCGCTGCTCGCCTGGGCGGGCATGCGGGTTCTGCAGGTGCTCGCCGGCGATACGCTGGTTTCGCTCGACTGGGTCCCGGTGCAACTCACACAATCCGTGATTCCGATCGGCGCCGGTCTCTTCATCGTCGCGCAACTCCTCTCCATGCCTGGCTATCTGCGCGCGGTGCGCGCCGGCGTGTCGCTGGAGCATGCCGAAATCGACGAACCCGTCCGATGA
- a CDS encoding TRAP transporter substrate-binding protein yields the protein MTCRSTIAALAATMLLASGVNAADITLKFGHVGEPGSLFAASAEEFAKRANEKLGDRAEVQVFGSSQLGKDSELLQKLKLGQVTFALPSSVMSSVSDEFGVFEMPYLIKDRTHMKKVEGALLESVLQPAAEAKGYHILALWENGFRHITNNARPINVPADLEGVKLRTPKGEWRVKMFQAYGANPTPMAFSEVFTALQTGVIDGQENPFAQIAPAKFGEVQKYLSITGHVYTPAYVLVSKSEFEALPEDVRTILTETAQETQAFVYETAAQFETDLLKELEQQMEVNEADKAAFIEASQPIYEEFGASVDGGKELIDTVLNLQ from the coding sequence ATGACTTGCAGATCCACGATCGCGGCGCTGGCCGCAACCATGTTGCTGGCGAGCGGCGTCAACGCCGCAGATATCACGTTGAAATTCGGCCATGTCGGCGAGCCGGGCTCGCTCTTCGCGGCCTCGGCCGAGGAATTTGCGAAGCGTGCGAACGAGAAGCTCGGCGACAGGGCCGAGGTTCAGGTCTTCGGCTCTTCGCAGCTCGGCAAGGACAGCGAATTGTTGCAAAAGCTGAAGCTCGGCCAGGTGACCTTCGCGCTGCCGAGTTCAGTGATGTCGTCGGTCTCGGATGAATTCGGCGTCTTCGAGATGCCCTATCTCATCAAGGACCGAACCCACATGAAGAAGGTTGAGGGAGCCCTATTGGAAAGCGTCCTGCAACCGGCGGCGGAGGCGAAAGGCTACCATATCCTGGCGCTCTGGGAGAATGGCTTTCGCCACATCACCAACAACGCGCGCCCGATCAACGTTCCCGCCGATCTCGAGGGTGTGAAGCTTCGCACGCCGAAGGGCGAGTGGCGGGTGAAGATGTTCCAGGCCTATGGCGCCAATCCGACACCTATGGCGTTTTCCGAGGTCTTCACAGCGCTTCAGACCGGCGTGATAGACGGACAGGAGAACCCCTTCGCGCAGATCGCGCCGGCGAAGTTCGGCGAGGTGCAGAAGTACCTCTCGATCACCGGGCACGTCTACACGCCCGCCTATGTTCTCGTCTCCAAATCCGAGTTCGAGGCCCTGCCGGAGGATGTCCGAACGATTCTCACCGAGACGGCGCAGGAGACGCAGGCCTTCGTCTACGAGACCGCAGCGCAGTTCGAGACCGACCTCCTGAAGGAACTCGAACAGCAGATGGAGGTCAACGAGGCTGATAAAGCCGCCTTCATCGAGGCGTCGCAGCCGATCTACGAGGAGTTCGGCGCCTCCGTCGACGGCGGCAAGGAACTCATCGACACGGTGCTGAATCTCCAGTGA